In the Loxodonta africana isolate mLoxAfr1 chromosome 1, mLoxAfr1.hap2, whole genome shotgun sequence genome, one interval contains:
- the LOC100664409 gene encoding HLA class II histocompatibility antigen, DQ alpha 1 chain-like, protein MILNEALTLGVFVLTTMMSNCGGEDIVADHVGCYGTNIYQSYGPSGQYTHEFDGDELFYVDLEKKETVWRLPMFSKFESFDPQGGLRNIAVLKHNLDILIKRSNSTAATKEVPEVTVFPKSPVTLGQPNLLICFVDNIFPPVIKITWLSNGHVVTEGVAETNFLPKDDHSFSKISYLTFLPSADDVYDCKVDHWGLEKPLLKHWEPEIPTPMTELTETVVCALGLVVGLVGIVVGTILIIRGLRSGSVSRHQGTL, encoded by the exons ATGATCCTAAATGAAGCTCTGACTCTGGGGGTCTTTGTCCTGACTACCATGATGAGCAACTGTGGAGGTGAAGACATTGTGG CTGACCATGTTGGCTGCTATGGCACAAACATCTACCAGTCTTATGGTCCCAGTGGCCAATACACCCATGAATTTGATGGAGATGAGCTGTTCTACGTGGACCTGGAGAAGAAGGAGACTGTGTGGCGACTACCTATGTTTAGCAAATTTGAAAGTTTTGACCCACAAGGTGGACTGAGGAACATAGCTGTGCTAAAACACAACTTGGACATCTTGATTAAACGTTCCAACTCTACTGCTGCTACCAAAG AGGTTCCTGAAGTGACTGTGTTTCCCAAGTCTCCCGTGACGCTGGGACAGCCCAACCTCCTCATCTGTTTTGTGGACAACATCTTTCCTCCTGTAATCAAGATCACATGGTTGAGCAATGGGCACGTAGTCACAGAAGGTGTTGCTGAGACCAACTTCCTCCCCAAGGATGATCACTCCTTCTCCAAGATCAGTTACCTCACCTTCCTCCCTTCTGCTGATGACGTTTATGACTGCAAGGTGGACCACTGGGGCCTGGAAAAGCCTCTTTTGAAGCACTGGG AACCTGAGATTCCAACCCCTATGACAGAGCTGACTGAGACTGTGGTCTGTGCCTTGGGATTGGTCGTGGGCCTCGTGGGCATCGTGGTGGGCACCATCCTCATCATCCGAGGCCTACGCTCAGGAAGTGTCTCCAGACACCAAGGGACCTTGTGA